One Rosa chinensis cultivar Old Blush chromosome 5, RchiOBHm-V2, whole genome shotgun sequence genomic region harbors:
- the LOC112201639 gene encoding protein piccolo isoform X2, which produces MEDSDKRENGDLAPRDFRTEVDLTEKVSLPESSNVQVIGDVSSGWKIVMHEESKSYYYWNTETGETSWEVPDVLAQATKLTCDQPSVDEKPENLPVGTQEHSNSDVIEGSSNMVPQGIYGDGSQMNDWNLGCHNGSEIDPSSHLVKYTEALLERLKLLQRSKDQVQGVDWITKYILEVEIRLFDLKSLFSYGSSLLPFWMHSEIQLKRLESGINDEMSNIVKSGESNEVEASHTSFSQGEINVPESMGSKTEVDRAENKQLMSSLNDYQGSLSADTVNEDQEVKDSIVKDEHVSAIGSPSRHVEVGASEQVHGIVVPDESTIKNEVCAVEDVDMDVDMEVEDSNPAGNTAISYALHAREFTATEQPNQSSPPSLYTSLVSEDTFAVRPPPDEEWIPPPPPDNEQVPPPPPDEPPPEPPYPPLPSYSETGQPPYAEQYSYSYTVPSFEYYGHAVAEAPGANYYGHTEGCQVAIPHVPVYYGAVPSTYTENAQVVANPVAPVTYYGLQDGTAPAAPVVSSVDSQFHSGAAPLSSDNLASDHPRSINSFEEVGSSGSTVQAPSTSATVQASATIMEKDNIVPLTNSVSTAAPIPATSVVAKVQSKVVRTKKRTIPASSSLRSNKKVSSLVDKWKAAKEELLEDEEEPENTYELLERKRQREIEEWYSQQITSGEAKDNANFQPLGGNWREKVKRRKAQLAREAAQTAPEAPSNGNQQPDLTEHSRDLPSGWQVYWDESSKQVYYGNTVTSETTWTRPTK; this is translated from the exons ATGGAAGACAGtgataaaagagaaaatggtGATCTGGCCCCCAGGGATTTCCGTACAGAAGTGGATTTGACAGAGAAAGTTTCTTTGCCTGAAAGTTCTAATGTACAAGTCATTGGTGATGTCAGTTCAGGTTGGAAGATTGTGATGCATGAAGAAAGTAAAAGCTATTATTACTGGAATACTGAAACTGGGGAAACTTCATGGGAAGTGCCTGATGTTTTGGCTCAAGCAACCAAGTTAACCTGTGACCAGCCTTCTGTTGATGAAAAGCCAGAGAATCTACCTGTAGGTACACAAGAGCATTCTAATTCTGACGTGATTGAAGGGTCTTCCAATATGGTTCCTCAGGGCATATATGGGGATGGGTCCCAGATGAATGACTGGAATCTAGGATGCCATAATGGATCAGAGATTGATCCCTCTTCTCATCTTGTAAAATATACGGAGGCTTTGTTAGAGAGATTGAAGTTGCTACAACG GTCCAAGGATCAAGTGCAAGGCGTTGACTGGATCACAAAGTACATTTTGGAAGTTGAAATTAGACTGTTTGATTTGAAGTCACTTTTTTCCTATGGGTCATCTCTGCTTCCATTCTGGATGCATTCTGAAATACAGCTTAAGCGGCTTGAGAGTGGTATTAATGATGAAATGTCCAACATTGTTAAGTCTGGAGAATCAAATGAAGTTGAGGCATCTCATACATCATTCTCCCAGGGAGAAATAAATGTCCCGGAAAGCATGGGGTCTAAAACTGAAGTAGATCGAGCAGAAAATAAGCAACTTATGTCCTCTCTAAATGATTATCAGGGTTCTCTTAGTGCGGATACAGTCAATGAAGATCAAGAAGTTAAAGACTCCATTGTAAAAGATGAGCATGTTTCTGCAATTGGCTCCCCAAGTAGACATGTGGAGGTTGGTGCAAGTGAACAAGTCCATGGGATAGTAGTTCCTGATGAGTCAACTATTAAGAATGAGGTTTGTGCTGTGGAAGATGTTGACATGGATGTGGACATGGAAGTTGAAGATTCAAATCCAGCAGGAAATACAGCTATTTCTTATGCATTGCATGCCCGGGAGTTCACTGCAACAGAACAGCCAAATCAGTCTAGTCCACCTTCCCTATATACATCGCTAGTTTCAGAGGATACTTTCGCGGTTCGACCTCCTCCAGATGAGGAATGGATTCCTCCACCCCCACCTGATAATGAACAGGTTCCTCCGCCTCCACCTGATGAGCCACCACCTGAACCTCCATATCCTCCACTTCCGTCTTACTCTGAGACAGGACAACCTCCCTATGCAGAACAGTATAGTTACTCCTATACGGTTCCCAGTTTTGAATATTATGGACATGCAGTTGCTGAAGCACCTGGTGCTAATTATTATGGACACACTGAAGGATGTCAAGTTGCTATACCCCACGTACCAGTTTACTATGGTGCAGTTCCTAGCACCTACACTGAAAATGCTCAGGTTGTGGCAAATCCTGTTGCGCCTGTCACATATTATGGGCTTCAAGATGGAACAGCACCTGCCGCACCTGTAGTCAGTAGTGTAGACTCACAATTTCACAGTGGGGCTGCTCCTCTTAGCTCTGACAACCTTGCATCTGATCACCCTAGATCTATCAACTCCTTTGAAGAAGTAGGCAGCAGTGGTTCAACTGTGCAGGCTCCATCTACCTCAGCCACAGTCCAAGCATCTGCAACTATTATGGAAAAAGATAATATTGTTCCATTAACTAATTCGGTCTCTACTGCTGCACCTATTCCGGCTACATCAGTGGTTGCGAAGGTTCAATCAAAAG TTGTACGTACTAAAAAGCGGACAATCccagcttcttcttccttgagGTCTAATAAGAAAGTCTCCAGTTTGGTAGACAAG TGGAAAGCAGCAAAAGAGGAGTTGCTTGAAGATGAGGAGGAACCTGAGAATACATATGAGTTGCTAGAGAGGAAGCGACAAAGGGAAATAGAG GAATGGTATTCACAACAAATTACGAGTGGAGAGGCCAAAGATAATGCTAATTTTCAACCTTTGGGCGGCAATTG GCGTGAGAAGGTGAAGCGGAGAAAGGCTCAGTTAGCCCGTGAAGCTGCACAGACTGCACCTGAAGCACCTAGTAATGGGAACCAGCAGCCCGATCTAACAGAACATTCAAGGGATCTGCCCTCTGGATGGCAG GTTTACTGGGATGAATCATCGAAGCAGGTTTATTACGGAAATACTGTAACCTCAGAAACTACTTGGACGAGACCAACAAAATGA
- the LOC112164215 gene encoding nitrate regulatory gene2 protein-like, producing the protein MESNHKFLAKEISLCKKRRKDLTKALERRCALAKRQLKFNRCHQEVAEAIKAFIEEQNPSPSETPEARGELVESSIMENVDDGGLITRRQENNDVPERRDVSQFLKALEEVEKQFCKSHESGKDVSKKLETDSIGIKLAASSLPSKLVRSLSRSSSRVGCSTFYGSEIMGETLGALRRWEEKLYHELKTIKKAEPKRQKPKDSSSENHPNSETEMKIMSNVKCKVAKRAADYDYEEITRLRKECLLPKLGEQLDGLAGNWKAMSEFHESQKKIMSQVRESPNHPLLCEDNHQQATKKLKARLCNWLDCFKSYVSLQKKYTESLCWWLFHNDKPIILGDNDGDWLINLKNLESNTKEVTTEMKRFQKHVAALLGQQGKEHDQKREVKRLESRLEIKKRMINPANEKQTLEEIEKLKERIERTKETHQSKMQETQQKVNQFQTGFSAVFEKLADFSRKADEIYTELIKHLPKTHLDTQT; encoded by the coding sequence ATGGAGTCCAATCATAAATTTCTAGCCAAAGAAATATCTCTTTGTAAAAAGAGACGGAAGGATCTGACAAAGGCTTTAGAGCGAAGGTGTGCCCTTGCGAAACGACAGCTGAAGTTTAATCGCTGTCACCAAGAAGTAGCCGAGGCCATAAAGGCGTTCATCGAAGAACAGAATCCCTCTCCCTCTGAAACCCCGGAAGCTAGAGGCGAACTAGTTGAATCTTCGATTATGGAAAATGTTGATGATGGTGGTTTGATCACAAGGAGACAAGAGAATAATGATGTGCCAGAAAGGAGGGACGTCTCGCAATTCTTGAAGGCATTGGAAGAGGTCGAAAAACAATTTTGTAAGTCCCATGAGTCTGGTAAGGATGTCTCAAAGAAGTTGGAGACAGACAGTATTGGAATCAAATTAGCTGCATCATCACTACCTTCgaaactggtcaggtcactgtcAAGAAGCAGCTCTAGAGTTGGTTGTTCAACCTTTTATGGTTCTGAAATAATGGGTGAAACCCTAGGAGCACTGAGGCGTTGGGAGGAGAAACTCTATCATGAACTGAAGACGATCAAAAAGGCCGAACCCAAGAGGCAGAAACCCAAAGATTCCAGCAGTGAAAACCATCCTAATTCAGAAACCGAGATGAAAATAATGTCGAATGTGAAATGTAAAGTTGCCAAAAGGGCTGCTGATTATGACTACGAAGAGATTACAAGATTGAGAAAGGAATGTTTGCTTCCCAAACTTGGTGAGCAGCTAGATGGGTTGGCGGGAAACTGGAAAGCAATGTCAGAGTTTCATGAAAGCCAAAAGAAGATTATGTCTCAAGTAAGAGAATCTCCCAACCATCCATTACTCTGCGAAGATAACCACCAACAAGCTACCAAAAAGCTCAAAGCACGGCTTTGCAATTGGCTCGACTGCTTTAAGTCCTACGTTTCTCTACAAAAGAAATACACGGAATCTCTTTGTTGGTGGCTCTTTCATAACGACAAACCAATAATACTCGGAGACAATGATGGTGATTGGTTGATTAACCTGAAAAATCTGGAAAGTAATACAAAGGAGGTGACTACTGAGATGAAAAGGTTCCAGAAACATGTTGCAGCCCTATTAGGCCAACAAGGGAAGGAGCATGACCAAAAGAGGGAGGTCAAGCGACTTGAGAGCCGACTCGAGATTAAGAAGCGGATGATTAATCCTGCGAACGAGAAGCAAACCTTGGAGGAGATTGAGAAGTTAAAGGAGAGGATCGAGAGAACTAAAGAGACGCATCAAAGTAAAATGCAGGAGACGCAGCAAAAGGTGAATCAATTTCAGACAGGGTTCTCTGCTGTTTTCGAAAAGCTAGCGGATTTTTCAAGAAAAGCCGACGAAATCTATACTGAGCTTATCAAACACCTGCCAAAAACCCATCTGGATACGCAAACATAA
- the LOC112201639 gene encoding formin-binding protein 4 isoform X1, which yields MRSESPEIPIHGEPKRTTSSCRHVQLWSQSQARSLRRTPGGDLGGSAEHEGVGGEVHSKGESGLPNSPSSSSGQQPENPLLLLGQYSDEELDDGSNKTLSDAAVENSSPQNNDEVKSALNELGQNLDIKGGDEPASQKFNQKEVDTNSDSLDRDQSMEDSDKRENGDLAPRDFRTEVDLTEKVSLPESSNVQVIGDVSSGWKIVMHEESKSYYYWNTETGETSWEVPDVLAQATKLTCDQPSVDEKPENLPVGTQEHSNSDVIEGSSNMVPQGIYGDGSQMNDWNLGCHNGSEIDPSSHLVKYTEALLERLKLLQRSKDQVQGVDWITKYILEVEIRLFDLKSLFSYGSSLLPFWMHSEIQLKRLESGINDEMSNIVKSGESNEVEASHTSFSQGEINVPESMGSKTEVDRAENKQLMSSLNDYQGSLSADTVNEDQEVKDSIVKDEHVSAIGSPSRHVEVGASEQVHGIVVPDESTIKNEVCAVEDVDMDVDMEVEDSNPAGNTAISYALHAREFTATEQPNQSSPPSLYTSLVSEDTFAVRPPPDEEWIPPPPPDNEQVPPPPPDEPPPEPPYPPLPSYSETGQPPYAEQYSYSYTVPSFEYYGHAVAEAPGANYYGHTEGCQVAIPHVPVYYGAVPSTYTENAQVVANPVAPVTYYGLQDGTAPAAPVVSSVDSQFHSGAAPLSSDNLASDHPRSINSFEEVGSSGSTVQAPSTSATVQASATIMEKDNIVPLTNSVSTAAPIPATSVVAKVQSKVVRTKKRTIPASSSLRSNKKVSSLVDKWKAAKEELLEDEEEPENTYELLERKRQREIEEWYSQQITSGEAKDNANFQPLGGNWREKVKRRKAQLAREAAQTAPEAPSNGNQQPDLTEHSRDLPSGWQVYWDESSKQVYYGNTVTSETTWTRPTK from the exons ATGAGAAGCGAAAGCCCTGAGATTCCAATCCATGGGGAACCGAAAAGAACGACGTCGTCTTGCCGCCATGTCCAACTCTGGTCGCAGAGTCAAGCTCGATCTCTTCGCCGAACCCctg GAGGAGATTTGGGTGGCTCTGCTGAACATGAGGGAGTAGGAGGAGAAGTACATTCGAAAGGCGAGTCTGGGTTACCCaattcaccatcttcttcttcag GTCAGCAACCAGAAAATCCGCTGCTTTTACTTGGCCAGTATAGTGATGAGGAGTTGGATGATGGCTCAAATAAAACTCTTAGTGATGCTGCTGTAGAGAATTCCTCGCCTCAGAATAATGATGAG GTTAAGAGTGCGCTTAATGAATTGGGCCAGAATTTGGACATCAAAGGCGGCGATGAGCCTGCTTCTCAGAAATTCAATCAAAAGGAAGTggatacgaactctgattcacTGGATCGTGATCAGAGCATGGAAGACAGtgataaaagagaaaatggtGATCTGGCCCCCAGGGATTTCCGTACAGAAGTGGATTTGACAGAGAAAGTTTCTTTGCCTGAAAGTTCTAATGTACAAGTCATTGGTGATGTCAGTTCAGGTTGGAAGATTGTGATGCATGAAGAAAGTAAAAGCTATTATTACTGGAATACTGAAACTGGGGAAACTTCATGGGAAGTGCCTGATGTTTTGGCTCAAGCAACCAAGTTAACCTGTGACCAGCCTTCTGTTGATGAAAAGCCAGAGAATCTACCTGTAGGTACACAAGAGCATTCTAATTCTGACGTGATTGAAGGGTCTTCCAATATGGTTCCTCAGGGCATATATGGGGATGGGTCCCAGATGAATGACTGGAATCTAGGATGCCATAATGGATCAGAGATTGATCCCTCTTCTCATCTTGTAAAATATACGGAGGCTTTGTTAGAGAGATTGAAGTTGCTACAACG GTCCAAGGATCAAGTGCAAGGCGTTGACTGGATCACAAAGTACATTTTGGAAGTTGAAATTAGACTGTTTGATTTGAAGTCACTTTTTTCCTATGGGTCATCTCTGCTTCCATTCTGGATGCATTCTGAAATACAGCTTAAGCGGCTTGAGAGTGGTATTAATGATGAAATGTCCAACATTGTTAAGTCTGGAGAATCAAATGAAGTTGAGGCATCTCATACATCATTCTCCCAGGGAGAAATAAATGTCCCGGAAAGCATGGGGTCTAAAACTGAAGTAGATCGAGCAGAAAATAAGCAACTTATGTCCTCTCTAAATGATTATCAGGGTTCTCTTAGTGCGGATACAGTCAATGAAGATCAAGAAGTTAAAGACTCCATTGTAAAAGATGAGCATGTTTCTGCAATTGGCTCCCCAAGTAGACATGTGGAGGTTGGTGCAAGTGAACAAGTCCATGGGATAGTAGTTCCTGATGAGTCAACTATTAAGAATGAGGTTTGTGCTGTGGAAGATGTTGACATGGATGTGGACATGGAAGTTGAAGATTCAAATCCAGCAGGAAATACAGCTATTTCTTATGCATTGCATGCCCGGGAGTTCACTGCAACAGAACAGCCAAATCAGTCTAGTCCACCTTCCCTATATACATCGCTAGTTTCAGAGGATACTTTCGCGGTTCGACCTCCTCCAGATGAGGAATGGATTCCTCCACCCCCACCTGATAATGAACAGGTTCCTCCGCCTCCACCTGATGAGCCACCACCTGAACCTCCATATCCTCCACTTCCGTCTTACTCTGAGACAGGACAACCTCCCTATGCAGAACAGTATAGTTACTCCTATACGGTTCCCAGTTTTGAATATTATGGACATGCAGTTGCTGAAGCACCTGGTGCTAATTATTATGGACACACTGAAGGATGTCAAGTTGCTATACCCCACGTACCAGTTTACTATGGTGCAGTTCCTAGCACCTACACTGAAAATGCTCAGGTTGTGGCAAATCCTGTTGCGCCTGTCACATATTATGGGCTTCAAGATGGAACAGCACCTGCCGCACCTGTAGTCAGTAGTGTAGACTCACAATTTCACAGTGGGGCTGCTCCTCTTAGCTCTGACAACCTTGCATCTGATCACCCTAGATCTATCAACTCCTTTGAAGAAGTAGGCAGCAGTGGTTCAACTGTGCAGGCTCCATCTACCTCAGCCACAGTCCAAGCATCTGCAACTATTATGGAAAAAGATAATATTGTTCCATTAACTAATTCGGTCTCTACTGCTGCACCTATTCCGGCTACATCAGTGGTTGCGAAGGTTCAATCAAAAG TTGTACGTACTAAAAAGCGGACAATCccagcttcttcttccttgagGTCTAATAAGAAAGTCTCCAGTTTGGTAGACAAG TGGAAAGCAGCAAAAGAGGAGTTGCTTGAAGATGAGGAGGAACCTGAGAATACATATGAGTTGCTAGAGAGGAAGCGACAAAGGGAAATAGAG GAATGGTATTCACAACAAATTACGAGTGGAGAGGCCAAAGATAATGCTAATTTTCAACCTTTGGGCGGCAATTG GCGTGAGAAGGTGAAGCGGAGAAAGGCTCAGTTAGCCCGTGAAGCTGCACAGACTGCACCTGAAGCACCTAGTAATGGGAACCAGCAGCCCGATCTAACAGAACATTCAAGGGATCTGCCCTCTGGATGGCAG GTTTACTGGGATGAATCATCGAAGCAGGTTTATTACGGAAATACTGTAACCTCAGAAACTACTTGGACGAGACCAACAAAATGA
- the LOC112167284 gene encoding peroxidase 20, with amino-acid sequence MEQKGRIFLILVAMVFHGTESLSDDDGPLVLDYYKEKCPLLEEIVKHNVEVAVFKDPRMAASLLRLHFHDCFVMGCDASVLLDSFGGITSEKQAGPNLNSLRGFEVIDQIKYILEEACPRTVSCADILALAARDSVASRGGPSWDVWLGRRDSLQASFSGANQFIPAPNNSLETLISNFKQQGLDIEDLVALSGSHTIGKARCLSFRQRVYDVNFKGQYEIYDKYRRYTSFRRILQSICPKSGRNNDLAPLDFMTPARFDNHYYVNLLQGKGLLGSDTVLVTQDHEGEILKQVWAYATDEKLFFASFANSMVKMGNINPITGNQGEIRKSCRFVNT; translated from the exons ATGGAGCAGAAGGGGAGGATATTCTTGATTTTGGTAGCAATGGTCTTTCATGGCACTGAATCTTTAAGTGATGATGATGGACCTCTTGTTCTTGACTATTACAAAGAAAAGTGCCCTTTGTTGGAAGAGATTGTGAAGCACAATGTTGAAGTTGCAGTTTTTAAAGATCCTCGAATGGCTGCTTCTCTCCTTCGCTTGCATTTTCATGATTGTTTTGTCatg GGTTGCGATGCATCTGTTCTTTTAGATAGTTTTGGAGGCATTACCAGTGAAAAGCAAGCAGGCCCCAACCTAAATTCTTTACGAGGATTTGAGGTTATCGATCAGATCAAATACATCCTGGAAGAGGCTTGTCCAAGAACAGTATCATGTGCTGATATTCTAGCATTGGCTGCTCGTGATTCTGTTGCATCG aGGGGAGGGCCTAGCTGGGATGTGTGGCTAGGCAGGAGAGACTCCCTGCAAGCAAGCTTCAGTGGTGCCAACCAGTTCATCCCTGCTCCAAATAACTCTCTAGAAACTCTCATTTCCAATTTCAAACAACAAGGACTTGATATAGAAGACTTGGTTGCCTTGTCAG GTAGCCACACAATTGGAAAGGCAAGATGTTTAAGCTTCAGGCAGAGGGTGTATGATGTGAACTTCAAAGGACAGTACGAAATATACGATAAGTACAGGAGGTATACTTCCTTCCGAAGAATCTTACAGTCCATATGCCCCAAATCAGGGAGGAACAATGATTTAGCACCTCTTGATTTTATGACTCCAGCCAGATTTGACAATCATTATTATGTTAACCTACTCCAAGGAAAAGGTTTGCTGGGTTCTGATACTGTATTGGTCACACAAGATCATGAAGGGGAGATCCTAAAGCAGGTGTGGGCTTATGCCACTGATGAGAAACTTTTCTTTGCTTCATTTGCAAACTCTATGGTGAAGATGGGAAACATCAATCCAATCACTGGAAATCAAGGAGAAATCAGGAAGAGTTGTAGGTTTGTCAACACCTAG